A region from the uncultured Macellibacteroides sp. genome encodes:
- a CDS encoding replication-associated recombination protein A encodes MNQPLAERMRPRTLDDYVGQKHLVGPGSVLRKMIEAGRVPSFILWGPPGVGKTTLAQIIAARLETTFYTLSAVSSGVKDVRDVIEKAKSNRFFNTISPILFIDEIHRFSKSQQDSLLNAVETGVVTLIGATTENPSFEVIRPLLSRCQVYVLKSLGKDDLLTLLNKAVTEDVVLKQKTFTIQETDALLRFSGGDARKLLNIIDLLVSASESDEVLITDETVVERLQENPAAYDKGGEMHYDIISAFIKSIRGSDPDAAIYWLARMVAGGEDPEFIARRLVISAAEDIGLANPNALLLANACFEALKKIGWPEGRIILAETTVYLACSAKSNSAYLAIDDALALVNRTGNLPVPLHLRNAPTQLMAELNYGKEYKYAHDFEGHFVRQEYLPHELKNERLWVGQPNAAESKLIEHMKNLWGERF; translated from the coding sequence ATGAATCAACCGTTGGCAGAACGAATGCGCCCCAGGACACTGGACGACTATGTGGGTCAGAAACACCTGGTCGGCCCGGGTTCTGTATTGCGCAAGATGATAGAAGCTGGTCGTGTTCCGTCATTTATTCTTTGGGGGCCTCCGGGCGTAGGAAAAACTACACTGGCTCAGATAATAGCGGCCAGACTGGAGACTACTTTTTATACCTTGAGTGCCGTCAGTTCGGGTGTAAAGGATGTGCGCGACGTGATCGAAAAGGCCAAAAGCAACCGCTTCTTTAATACGATATCGCCCATCCTTTTTATTGACGAGATCCATCGCTTTAGCAAATCGCAGCAAGATTCGTTACTTAACGCTGTGGAAACCGGGGTGGTTACCCTGATTGGGGCTACCACCGAGAATCCCTCGTTCGAGGTAATTCGTCCGCTCCTCTCCCGTTGCCAGGTGTACGTACTTAAGTCGTTGGGGAAAGACGATTTGCTTACCTTATTAAATAAGGCTGTTACGGAAGATGTTGTACTGAAACAAAAAACATTTACTATACAAGAAACAGATGCCTTGCTCCGCTTTTCGGGGGGTGATGCCCGCAAGTTGCTTAATATAATCGACTTGCTTGTTTCAGCCAGCGAATCGGACGAGGTGTTGATTACCGATGAAACTGTTGTGGAGAGGTTGCAGGAAAATCCGGCGGCTTACGACAAGGGAGGAGAAATGCATTACGACATTATCTCCGCCTTCATAAAATCGATCCGGGGAAGCGACCCGGATGCTGCCATCTATTGGCTGGCACGTATGGTTGCGGGTGGTGAAGATCCGGAATTTATCGCACGCCGGTTAGTGATATCGGCTGCCGAAGATATCGGGCTGGCCAATCCCAATGCGTTGTTGCTTGCTAATGCCTGCTTTGAAGCATTAAAGAAAATCGGATGGCCGGAAGGACGGATTATCCTTGCGGAAACAACCGTTTACCTTGCTTGCAGCGCTAAAAGTAATTCAGCGTACTTAGCCATCGACGATGCGTTGGCGCTGGTAAACCGTACAGGAAATCTGCCCGTGCCTCTGCATCTGCGAAACGCTCCTACCCAACTGATGGCCGAATTGAACTACGGGAAAGAGTATAAGTATGCACACGACTTTGAAGGTCATTTCGTTCGTCAGGAGTATCTTCCCCACGAATTAAAGAACGAGCGGCTGTGGGTAGGGCAACCCAATGCGGCGGAAAGCAAGTTGATTGAACACATGAAAAACTTGTGGGGAGAAAGGTTTTAA
- a CDS encoding DUF5686 family protein, which translates to MKSWILFLCCMLLPFGISSQTLKVRVVDSAGSSIPNATVYIRELALGITADDNGDFQASLNQGNYTCEFSSLGYERKITSITVDKPSVSVIVKMEKKTYALKEVVVSANREDPANAIMRKAISMAPFYLHQVKKYNAGVYLKGTIKVEKIPAIVKIKVSNQELKNIKNKLFLIESQNEVMFTAPNKYEQKVVAFSSTLPTDMKAGDAMQVMTANIYDPNVFGKISPLAPGAFSFYKFIFEGVETEGDHLINKIRVQPKKKNARLVSGWLYIIENSWNIQRADLSSTEFGMTTRFKAAFNEVKPAVFLPTSYDINMNVDIMGFKASGKYYSSVRYKDVLVNEARRTTAIQEEKKKVTPVASKESITKPKHQIKKQQQAQKQLEVLSAKENLSTREAYKLAKLMQDASEPDEEKMKRQSLELLDTESPVKITVDSLADLRDSLYWNEVRNLPLQPDEVHSYEIKDSLTLVNDSLQRRDSLSNRTVGYWAGKLLMGETIRFSKKFRIGYSGLLRAVPEYNFVDGFRIGQRISFGFEFDSTKSLAIAPSVYYTTARKAVDWNIAATFNYSPMRDGVLKVSGGNTVTDFNGSNGTLRLINSISSLLFAENPITFYQKRFVEIMNKIDVSNGLILTTGMQYEKRNSLMNNTSYSFFGELPKPNIPNGQGEYMPDNTATKAVMKLEYTPRYYYRSYRGKKKYIYSRYPTFTLNYEKGIATNESNPASYNKLEFEIRQFVKVNAFDNISYTLNAGKFLTSKRVFFPDYKHFNTNELFVTANSLENSFSLLDNYAWSSNQQWLQGHFNYTSDYLLIKRLPFLQNYLFNEALHVRTLWIPSRNYTELGYSIGFSGVARAGIFAGFNKGKYDAVGITISIPLFKQ; encoded by the coding sequence ATGAAAAGCTGGATACTCTTCCTTTGCTGTATGTTACTTCCGTTTGGCATATCTTCGCAGACATTAAAGGTTCGTGTTGTTGATAGTGCTGGATCTTCTATACCCAATGCAACTGTTTACATCCGGGAGTTGGCTTTGGGAATTACGGCCGACGATAATGGAGACTTTCAGGCTTCTCTTAATCAGGGTAACTATACCTGCGAGTTTAGTTCATTAGGGTACGAACGTAAAATTACTTCTATAACAGTCGACAAGCCTTCTGTTTCCGTTATTGTTAAAATGGAAAAGAAAACCTATGCCTTGAAAGAGGTGGTGGTTTCAGCCAACAGAGAAGACCCGGCCAATGCCATTATGCGGAAAGCTATTTCGATGGCTCCGTTTTATCTACATCAGGTTAAAAAATACAATGCGGGTGTTTACCTGAAAGGAACCATTAAGGTGGAGAAAATTCCGGCTATAGTGAAAATAAAAGTAAGTAACCAGGAACTGAAAAATATAAAGAACAAACTCTTTTTGATAGAATCGCAAAATGAGGTGATGTTTACGGCTCCTAATAAATATGAACAAAAGGTAGTTGCTTTCTCATCTACGCTTCCCACAGACATGAAAGCCGGAGATGCGATGCAGGTTATGACTGCCAATATTTATGATCCGAATGTTTTCGGAAAAATCTCGCCTTTGGCTCCGGGGGCTTTTTCTTTCTATAAATTTATTTTCGAAGGAGTGGAGACTGAAGGGGATCATCTGATTAACAAAATACGGGTCCAGCCTAAAAAAAAGAATGCCAGACTTGTTTCGGGCTGGCTGTATATTATCGAAAACTCATGGAATATACAACGGGCTGATCTGAGCAGCACCGAATTTGGTATGACAACCCGTTTCAAAGCGGCATTCAACGAAGTTAAGCCGGCTGTTTTTCTGCCTACTTCGTATGATATAAACATGAATGTGGATATTATGGGATTCAAGGCATCCGGAAAATATTATTCGTCTGTTCGATATAAGGACGTTCTGGTAAATGAAGCTCGGCGGACAACTGCTATTCAAGAAGAAAAGAAAAAGGTTACTCCGGTTGCATCCAAAGAGTCAATAACAAAACCGAAGCACCAAATAAAGAAACAACAGCAAGCACAAAAACAACTGGAAGTCCTTTCAGCTAAAGAAAATCTTTCCACACGCGAAGCCTACAAGCTGGCCAAATTGATGCAGGATGCGTCAGAGCCTGATGAGGAAAAAATGAAACGGCAATCGCTTGAGCTGCTTGACACCGAATCACCGGTTAAAATAACAGTCGATTCGCTTGCCGACTTACGCGATTCTCTTTACTGGAACGAGGTGAGAAATTTACCTTTACAGCCGGACGAAGTGCACAGTTACGAGATAAAGGATAGTCTTACTTTGGTAAATGATTCGTTACAACGAAGGGACTCATTGAGTAACAGAACCGTTGGCTATTGGGCTGGCAAGCTGCTAATGGGTGAAACAATCCGCTTCAGTAAGAAATTCCGGATTGGTTATAGCGGATTGCTACGAGCAGTTCCTGAGTATAACTTTGTGGATGGTTTCCGTATTGGACAACGAATTTCGTTTGGCTTTGAATTCGATTCTACAAAATCGCTTGCCATTGCTCCGTCTGTTTACTATACAACTGCCCGAAAAGCCGTTGACTGGAATATAGCAGCTACGTTCAATTATTCTCCGATGCGAGATGGCGTGCTGAAGGTTTCCGGAGGCAATACAGTTACCGATTTTAACGGAAGCAATGGTACACTCCGTCTTATAAACTCCATTTCATCTTTGTTGTTTGCCGAAAATCCGATAACATTCTATCAAAAGAGATTTGTGGAAATAATGAACAAAATTGATGTGTCGAACGGACTGATTCTAACAACCGGAATGCAGTACGAGAAACGGAATTCCCTGATGAACAATACCAGCTATAGCTTCTTTGGTGAGTTGCCCAAACCTAACATCCCTAACGGACAGGGAGAATATATGCCTGATAATACGGCCACAAAAGCCGTTATGAAATTGGAATACACTCCTCGCTATTATTATCGTTCGTATAGGGGAAAGAAAAAATACATCTATTCGCGCTACCCTACTTTCACCCTTAATTATGAGAAAGGAATAGCCACCAACGAGAGTAACCCGGCTTCTTATAATAAGCTGGAGTTCGAAATCAGACAATTTGTCAAGGTGAATGCTTTTGATAACATAAGTTATACGCTGAACGCGGGAAAGTTCCTGACTTCCAAAAGGGTGTTTTTCCCCGATTACAAGCATTTCAACACCAACGAACTATTTGTTACAGCAAATTCATTGGAAAACAGCTTCAGTCTGCTTGATAATTATGCCTGGTCGTCAAACCAACAATGGCTGCAAGGGCATTTTAATTACACATCAGATTATCTGTTGATAAAACGACTCCCGTTTCTGCAGAATTATTTGTTCAACGAAGCCCTGCATGTACGGACTCTTTGGATTCCCTCAAGGAATTATACCGAACTTGGCTACTCCATTGGTTTTAGCGGAGTAGCCCGAGCTGGTATTTTTGCCGGATTCAACAAAGGAAAGTATGATGCAGTTGGTATTACGATCAGTATCCCGCTATTTAAGCAATAG
- a CDS encoding isoprenylcysteine carboxylmethyltransferase family protein produces the protein MGFIFFISFIILLRIGELILSRRNEVWLLQNGAIEYGQKHYPYIVMLHVLFIVSLVIEYSITQTVSFNLFFLVFYLLLLIFKASVIRSLGKFWNTKIYHIPDFPLIKNGAYKYVKHPNYLIVIAEIAIIPLVFHLYYTAIAFTVLNAIMLFVRVKEENKVLKI, from the coding sequence ATGGGTTTCATCTTCTTTATATCATTTATTATCCTGCTGAGAATAGGAGAATTAATCCTTTCGCGAAGGAATGAAGTCTGGTTGTTGCAGAATGGTGCCATTGAATATGGACAGAAGCATTATCCATACATTGTTATGCTTCATGTATTGTTCATCGTCTCATTAGTTATTGAATATTCAATAACTCAAACGGTGTCATTCAATCTATTTTTCCTTGTCTTTTATTTATTGCTTTTGATATTTAAAGCTTCGGTTATCCGGTCGCTGGGAAAATTTTGGAATACAAAGATTTATCATATCCCGGACTTTCCCTTGATAAAAAATGGGGCGTACAAATACGTTAAGCACCCGAATTACCTGATAGTAATTGCAGAAATCGCAATTATTCCGTTGGTATTTCATTTGTATTATACCGCTATTGCTTTTACAGTACTTAATGCAATCATGTTATTTGTAAGGGTTAAAGAAGAAAATAAAGTGTTGAAGATATAA
- a CDS encoding creatininase family protein, with protein MKRLLVLFSILALALSAQGQKLPVAWDELTSPDFIKAVKQSNGVCVIPLGVIEKHGPHLPLGTDVFSARSNALLAAGNEYCIVYPYYFAGQIYEAKHQPGTITYSPDILYKLLDETCKEISRNGLKKIILYNGHGGNTNFLQYFCQAQLAEQKDYVVYLYSPETDVEARKQIDALLINKTGEHAHEEETSEMMIVRPDLVKIDQAITQSGADLNRLSLKDGYTGIWWYAKYPNHYAGDAKDANSATGKVVQAHYVKQLTEFIKTVKADTDAQPLQNEFYKESASPLNTKVKN; from the coding sequence ATGAAACGACTCCTTGTTTTATTTTCCATTCTTGCGCTGGCATTATCGGCTCAAGGTCAGAAATTGCCTGTTGCCTGGGATGAACTTACTTCGCCCGATTTTATTAAAGCTGTTAAGCAATCAAATGGTGTATGTGTTATTCCCCTGGGAGTAATTGAAAAACACGGTCCCCATCTGCCATTGGGAACCGACGTGTTTTCGGCCCGTTCGAATGCGCTTTTGGCTGCCGGTAATGAATACTGCATTGTTTATCCCTATTATTTTGCAGGTCAGATTTATGAAGCAAAACATCAGCCGGGTACTATAACCTACAGCCCGGATATATTGTATAAATTATTGGATGAAACCTGTAAGGAAATTTCCAGAAACGGACTAAAAAAGATCATTCTTTATAATGGTCACGGAGGCAACACCAATTTTCTTCAGTATTTTTGTCAGGCACAACTGGCCGAACAAAAAGACTATGTGGTATACCTTTATAGTCCTGAAACAGATGTTGAAGCACGAAAACAAATCGACGCCCTGCTAATAAACAAGACCGGAGAACATGCTCATGAAGAAGAAACGAGCGAAATGATGATTGTCCGTCCGGATTTGGTTAAAATAGACCAGGCCATCACTCAGTCAGGCGCCGATCTTAACCGCCTGTCGCTTAAAGACGGTTATACCGGAATCTGGTGGTACGCCAAATATCCGAATCACTATGCCGGAGATGCGAAAGATGCCAACTCTGCTACAGGAAAAGTTGTGCAAGCACATTACGTCAAACAACTCACTGAATTTATCAAAACGGTAAAGGCCGACACCGACGCACAACCCTTGCAGAATGAATTTTATAAGGAATCCGCATCGCCCCTCAATACAAAAGTAAAAAACTGA
- a CDS encoding transposase, translated as MEEQYRLFLSDFYEWDQREHADKWVLFPENIGSHLSLDETALTYDELYTILTNKQAKGKKGSIVAIVKGTMASDVLDVLNRINHSKRLKVKEVTIDMAANMEMIVRRAFPKATLVTDRFHVQKLATEALQDIRVVHRWEAIEQESKEMELAKEAGRKYSPEILKNGETRKQLLARSRYLLFKTENKWTPNQRARAEVLFHWYPSLERSYNLTMQLRHIYHTVKEKVVAFTRLAHWYEQIEQAGFKQFNTVKRSISAHYQTIINYFDNRSTNASAESFNAKIKSFRACLRGVKNISYFLFRLTNIYA; from the coding sequence TTGGAAGAACAATACCGGCTCTTCTTATCTGACTTCTATGAGTGGGACCAACGGGAACACGCAGACAAATGGGTTCTTTTCCCCGAAAACATTGGCTCCCATCTGAGTCTGGATGAAACGGCTCTGACTTATGATGAACTTTATACGATTCTCACCAATAAGCAAGCCAAAGGTAAAAAAGGAAGTATCGTCGCTATCGTAAAAGGGACCATGGCCTCTGATGTTCTTGACGTTTTAAACAGAATCAATCATTCTAAACGACTAAAAGTCAAAGAAGTTACAATCGATATGGCCGCCAATATGGAGATGATCGTTCGGCGGGCGTTTCCCAAAGCAACTCTTGTTACCGACCGTTTTCATGTACAAAAGCTAGCCACTGAAGCATTGCAGGACATCCGTGTGGTACATCGCTGGGAGGCAATCGAACAGGAAAGTAAAGAGATGGAGTTAGCTAAAGAAGCCGGAAGAAAGTATTCTCCTGAAATTCTGAAAAACGGTGAAACCCGTAAACAACTTTTGGCAAGAAGCCGCTACCTGCTATTTAAAACAGAGAATAAATGGACTCCGAATCAAAGGGCCAGAGCTGAAGTCCTTTTTCATTGGTATCCTTCCCTGGAAAGATCTTACAACCTGACCATGCAGCTCAGACATATCTATCATACCGTGAAAGAAAAAGTAGTTGCGTTTACTCGTCTGGCACACTGGTATGAACAGATTGAACAAGCGGGGTTTAAACAGTTCAACACTGTAAAAAGATCAATCTCGGCACACTATCAAACAATCATCAATTACTTTGACAATCGGTCGACAAATGCTTCGGCTGAATCTTTCAACGCTAAAATAAAAAGTTTCAGGGCATGCCTGAGAGGGGTAAAGAATATTTCCTATTTTCTTTTTAGATTAACCAATATTTATGCATAG
- a CDS encoding 3-oxoacyl-[acyl-carrier-protein] synthase III C-terminal domain-containing protein, protein MPSLAAISTIDFPFKTDQQKVKQYANELFAPSYPQVERMLSAFDNTEIIMRNFCKPLDYYEDLHTFQEQNAEYIRISLEYSVKAIEECISSAHILKEEITDIIFISTTGLSTPSLDALIINKMRLNQNINRMAIFGLGCGGGVAGYSKACVLAKANPDAVVLLVAVELCSLTFLRNDYSKSNFIGSSLFADGVAACLITGDKYGLKTQKAITFLGSESKIYYDSLGVMGWQFMDSGFKVLFSSDIPTIIANNVRNDLTSFLDKHHLKISDIKNFIFHPGGKKVLAAYEEALEVKGDFLKNTREVMNENGNMSSATVLYVLERFFKQDFENGYGLMVSMGPGFSCEMVLLQMNK, encoded by the coding sequence ATGCCATCATTAGCGGCCATTTCTACTATTGACTTTCCTTTCAAAACTGATCAGCAGAAAGTGAAGCAATATGCCAACGAATTATTTGCCCCTTCGTACCCACAAGTGGAACGAATGCTGAGCGCGTTTGACAACACAGAAATAATTATGCGAAATTTCTGTAAACCACTTGATTACTATGAGGATCTTCATACTTTTCAAGAGCAAAATGCAGAATATATCCGGATTTCGCTGGAATATTCTGTCAAAGCAATTGAGGAATGTATTTCTTCGGCACACATTCTGAAGGAAGAAATCACAGACATCATTTTCATTTCCACCACCGGACTTTCCACGCCTAGTTTAGACGCACTCATCATTAATAAAATGAGGCTGAACCAGAATATCAATCGGATGGCCATATTTGGTTTAGGTTGTGGTGGAGGCGTAGCCGGTTATTCAAAAGCCTGTGTTCTGGCAAAAGCAAATCCAGATGCGGTAGTTTTACTGGTTGCAGTTGAGTTATGCTCGTTAACTTTTTTAAGAAACGATTACAGCAAGAGTAATTTCATTGGCTCCAGTTTATTTGCCGACGGAGTGGCTGCTTGCCTGATCACAGGAGATAAGTATGGGCTTAAAACCCAGAAGGCAATTACATTTCTGGGCAGTGAAAGTAAAATCTATTATGATTCATTGGGCGTTATGGGTTGGCAGTTTATGGACAGCGGATTTAAGGTCTTATTCTCGTCGGATATTCCAACCATAATCGCAAATAATGTACGAAATGACCTGACTTCATTCTTAGATAAACATCATCTGAAAATATCGGATATTAAAAATTTCATTTTCCATCCCGGCGGAAAGAAAGTATTGGCAGCTTATGAAGAAGCTTTGGAAGTGAAAGGAGATTTTTTGAAGAACACCCGTGAGGTGATGAATGAGAATGGCAACATGTCCAGCGCAACGGTTTTATATGTGTTGGAACGGTTTTTTAAGCAGGACTTCGAAAACGGTTATGGACTGATGGTATCCATGGGCCCTGGATTTTCATGTGAAATGGTTTTACTTCAAATGAATAAATAA
- the rfbB gene encoding dTDP-glucose 4,6-dehydratase, whose amino-acid sequence MKTYLVTGAAGFIGANYIKYMLATYTDCKIVILDLLTYAGNLGTIAGDIDGDRCEFVKGDICDKELADSLFSKYNFDYVVNFAAESHVDRSIENPQLFLQVNILGTQNLLDAARRAWVTGKDEQGYPTWREGVRFHQVSTDEVYGSLGAEGYFHETTPLDPRSPYSASKTSADLFVKAYNETYKMPVTITRCSNNYGPYHFPEKLIPLIIKNILEGKSLPVYGDGTNVRDWLYVEDHCKAIDAVVRRGRVGEIYNVGGHNEKQNIEIVKLTIDTIRQLMTDEPKFRKVLKKQVMDANGEIAIDWINYDLITFVKDRLGHDQRYAIDPSKISKELGWLPETSFEVGIVKTIRWYLENQAWVEEIAGGDYLKYYTQMYGNR is encoded by the coding sequence ATGAAAACTTATTTGGTTACCGGTGCGGCCGGTTTTATTGGAGCTAATTATATAAAGTATATGCTTGCTACCTACACGGATTGCAAGATTGTGATTTTGGATTTGCTTACCTACGCGGGTAATCTGGGTACGATTGCAGGGGATATCGATGGCGATCGCTGCGAGTTCGTAAAAGGTGATATCTGCGACAAAGAGTTGGCTGATAGCCTGTTTTCCAAGTACAATTTTGATTACGTTGTGAACTTTGCCGCCGAGAGCCATGTTGACCGCAGTATTGAGAATCCGCAGTTGTTTTTGCAGGTTAACATTCTGGGTACACAGAATTTGCTGGATGCTGCCCGTCGCGCATGGGTTACCGGTAAAGACGAGCAGGGTTACCCTACCTGGCGCGAAGGTGTTAGGTTCCATCAGGTATCGACCGACGAGGTATATGGCAGTCTGGGTGCCGAAGGGTATTTCCATGAAACTACTCCGCTCGATCCTCGTAGTCCGTACAGCGCTTCCAAAACAAGTGCCGATTTATTTGTAAAGGCTTATAACGAGACTTACAAAATGCCTGTAACCATTACCCGCTGTTCAAACAACTACGGCCCGTATCACTTCCCCGAAAAGCTGATTCCTCTCATTATAAAGAATATTCTGGAAGGAAAGTCGCTGCCGGTCTATGGTGATGGGACTAATGTACGTGACTGGTTGTACGTAGAAGATCATTGTAAGGCTATTGATGCAGTTGTTCGCCGTGGTCGCGTAGGTGAAATATACAACGTAGGGGGTCACAACGAGAAGCAAAACATTGAGATTGTAAAGCTTACGATTGATACAATTCGCCAATTGATGACAGACGAGCCTAAATTCCGTAAGGTGCTTAAGAAACAAGTGATGGATGCCAATGGCGAGATTGCCATCGACTGGATTAACTACGACCTGATCACTTTCGTGAAGGATCGTCTGGGACACGATCAGCGTTACGCTATCGACCCTTCTAAGATTAGCAAAGAACTGGGTTGGTTACCGGAAACTTCTTTCGAAGTGGGTATCGTTAAGACCATTCGCTGGTATCTTGAAAACCAGGCTTGGGTAGAAGAGATAGCAGGGGGCGATTATTTGAAATATTATACACAAATGTATGGCAACCGTTAA
- the rfbC gene encoding dTDP-4-dehydrorhamnose 3,5-epimerase, translating to MEYKETGISGLWIIEPKVLTDSRGYFMEAFKQEVFERHVGKVNFIQENESGSSRGVLRGLHYQLAPYSQAKLVRVIEGTVLDVAVDLRKGSPTFGKYMAVELSGENKRQFYIPQGFAHGFHVLSERAVFTYKVDNPYTPSCERSLRFDDPQIGIDWRIADPSDLILSDKDMKAPLLAEADINYIY from the coding sequence ATGGAATATAAAGAAACCGGGATTTCCGGCTTATGGATTATTGAGCCTAAAGTACTTACCGACTCGCGTGGGTATTTTATGGAGGCGTTTAAACAAGAGGTTTTTGAACGTCACGTTGGGAAAGTAAATTTCATTCAGGAAAATGAATCGGGTTCTTCCCGTGGTGTTTTACGTGGGTTGCATTATCAGCTGGCTCCTTACTCGCAGGCTAAACTGGTGCGGGTAATTGAGGGTACGGTGCTGGATGTGGCTGTAGATTTGCGTAAAGGGTCTCCTACTTTCGGTAAATATATGGCGGTGGAGTTGTCTGGCGAAAACAAACGTCAGTTTTATATTCCTCAGGGGTTTGCCCATGGTTTTCATGTACTTAGCGAACGGGCGGTTTTTACTTACAAGGTAGATAATCCGTATACGCCTTCTTGCGAACGCAGCCTGCGGTTTGATGATCCGCAAATTGGCATCGACTGGAGAATAGCTGATCCTTCGGATTTGATTCTGTCTGATAAAGATATGAAAGCGCCTTTGCTGGCGGAAGCTGACATTAATTATATTTACTAA
- a CDS encoding glycoside hydrolase family 43 protein: protein MKYYYLALYLCLLFPSFTKAESAQLKEKTVASKAFGYKNPVVTGFNPDPSVCRVGDDYYLVTSSFEYFPGVPVYHSKDLINWEQIGHCLTRESQLPLKGVWPSGGIFAPTIRYHEGRFYMVTTLVSDKGNFYVYADDPAGEWSDPIWVNQGGIDPSLLFEDGKCYFMSTDNGIRLSEIDIKTGKKLTESKVIWNGTGGRYPEAPHIYKKDGWYYLMIAEGGTEYGHKETIARSRNIYGPYQSNPSNPILTHMNEHTQSNPIQGTGHADLIQAHDSSWWVVFLGFRPQSGTHHLLGRETFLAPVRWDENAWPVINATGSVSIDMNCNTLPQTPVKQMNKRTDFKENKLGFEWNYLRNPNFSNYTLAERKGYLRLKPSLSTLSDLASPTFVGRRQQHIEFEATTSLDFKSTADNEEAGLTIYMCNNSHYDIYVTNQKGVRMLNVRYHLGNIQHVDKSVEIPAGATYLRVVGGKEDYAFYYSTDDKNYSLLSKLNTRFLSSETAGGFTGIYIALFATTDKSESTSRADFDWFDYEGKNW from the coding sequence ATGAAATACTATTATTTGGCTTTGTATTTGTGTTTACTGTTTCCGTCTTTTACCAAAGCGGAGTCTGCTCAGCTTAAAGAAAAAACTGTCGCTTCTAAAGCTTTCGGGTACAAGAATCCTGTAGTTACTGGTTTTAATCCTGATCCGAGTGTTTGCCGGGTAGGAGATGATTATTATTTGGTGACAAGTAGTTTCGAGTATTTCCCCGGTGTTCCTGTTTACCATAGCAAGGACCTGATTAACTGGGAACAGATCGGACACTGCCTTACCCGTGAGTCGCAATTACCTTTGAAGGGAGTCTGGCCTTCGGGAGGTATTTTTGCTCCCACTATCCGCTATCACGAAGGACGCTTCTATATGGTTACCACGTTGGTTTCTGATAAAGGAAACTTTTATGTGTATGCGGATGATCCTGCCGGTGAATGGTCGGACCCAATATGGGTGAATCAGGGAGGAATTGATCCCAGCCTTCTTTTCGAAGATGGGAAATGCTATTTTATGTCTACCGATAACGGTATTCGTTTGAGCGAGATTGATATTAAAACTGGGAAGAAACTTACCGAGAGTAAAGTTATATGGAATGGAACCGGAGGTCGCTATCCCGAAGCTCCGCATATCTATAAAAAAGATGGTTGGTATTATTTAATGATAGCCGAAGGAGGAACAGAGTATGGCCATAAAGAAACAATCGCCAGAAGCCGGAATATATATGGACCGTATCAATCCAATCCGTCCAATCCAATTTTGACACATATGAATGAGCATACGCAATCCAATCCAATTCAGGGAACAGGACATGCCGATCTTATTCAGGCGCATGATAGTTCCTGGTGGGTTGTGTTTCTGGGCTTTCGTCCGCAGTCGGGAACCCATCACCTGTTAGGTCGCGAAACGTTCCTTGCACCAGTAAGATGGGACGAGAATGCCTGGCCGGTAATTAATGCAACGGGTTCTGTTTCTATTGATATGAACTGTAATACTTTACCGCAGACTCCGGTTAAGCAAATGAATAAACGCACGGATTTCAAAGAAAATAAATTAGGCTTTGAATGGAATTATCTGCGCAATCCAAATTTCTCCAACTACACGCTGGCGGAAAGAAAAGGATATCTTAGACTAAAGCCTTCGCTTTCAACACTTTCTGATTTGGCGTCGCCCACATTTGTAGGAAGACGTCAACAACATATTGAATTTGAAGCAACCACATCACTTGATTTTAAGTCGACCGCCGACAATGAAGAGGCCGGGCTTACTATCTATATGTGCAATAATTCGCACTACGATATCTATGTAACAAATCAGAAAGGTGTTAGAATGCTCAATGTCAGATACCACTTGGGAAATATACAACATGTAGATAAAAGCGTTGAAATACCTGCGGGTGCGACCTATCTCCGCGTTGTGGGAGGGAAAGAGGATTACGCATTCTACTATTCTACAGACGACAAGAACTATTCGCTGCTTTCCAAATTGAACACAAGGTTTTTGAGTTCGGAAACAGCCGGAGGATTTACCGGAATATATATCGCACTGTTTGCCACAACCGATAAATCTGAATCTACATCCCGTGCAGATTTTGATTGGTTCGATTATGAAGGTAAAAATTGGTAA